A genomic stretch from Plasmodium reichenowi strain SY57 chromosome 4, whole genome shotgun sequence includes:
- a CDS encoding hypothetical protein (conserved Plasmodium protein, unknown function~part of same gene as PRSY57_0401900A~gap found within coding sequence) — EEEEEEDEEEDEEDEEEEDEDEEDEEEEDEEDEEEEDEDEEDEDEEDEEENDDNGNDDGEDNDDNEKDDNEKDDNDEEKDDEEENDDDEENDDDENDDNENDDNVENDDNENDDNVENDDNVENDNDEENDDNENDDNENDDNEENDDNENDDNEINSEKNKKSARKSLHLKETPKDENEEENLDEGENVDKEKSVENKSEKSDNESVASDASDIKKNDRLFASMNDYNSPNKLFSEQMSKLNIFGNISIDIEKLRKSLNKNKGNIDEKKEVKMTETENAFENEEILYSESSIKISKFIKKNEKYDWSGYLPVKIQIMKNTENKKFRILCFQKGSGRLFLNTDIFDGFKIIPSKNLSALFSGRDICDEKKLNQYIVTFISSSSRDEFVNKIKNITKKDEN; from the exons GAAGAGGAAGAAGAAGAGGATGAAGAGGAAGATGAAGAGGATGAAGAAGAGGAAGATGAAGATGAAGAGGATGAAGAAGAGGAAGATGAAGAGGATGAAGAAGAGGAAGATGAAGATGAAGAGGATGAAGATGAGgaagatgaagaagaaaacGATGATAACGGAAATGACGATGGCGaagataatgatgataatgaaaaggatgataatgaaaaggatgataatgacgaagaaaaagatgatgaagaagaaaatgatgatgacgaagaaaatgatgatgacgaaaatgatgataacgaaaatgatgataacgtagaaaatgatgataacgaaaatgatgataacgtagaaaatgatgataacgtagaaaatgataatgatgaagaaaatgatgataacgaaaatgatgataatgaaaatgatgataatgaagaaaatgatgataacgaaaatgatgataatgaaattaatagtgagaaaaataaaaaatcaGCTCGTAAATCTTTACATTTAAAAGAAACCCCAaaagatgaaaatgaagaagaaaatttaGATGAAGGAGAAAATGTggataaagaaaaaagtgTTGAAAATAAAAGTGAAAAGAG tGATAACGAAAGTGTTGCAAGTGATGCAAGcgatataaaaaaaaacgatCGTCTATTCGCTTCtatg AATGACTATAATTCACCCAATAAATTATTCAGTGAACAAATGAGTAAGCTGAATATTTTTGGAAACATTAGTATTGATATAGAGAAATTAAGAAAAAGtctaaataaaaataaaggaaaTATTGATGAAAAGAAGGAAGTGAAAATGACTGAAACGGAGAACGCGTTCG AAAATGAAGAGATATTATATTCTGAGAGTAGCATAAAAATAAGCAagtttataaaaaagaatgaaaAGTATGATTGGTCAGGTTATTTACCCGTGAAGATtcaaataatgaaaaatacagaaaataaaaaatttagaaTTTTATGTTTTCAAAAGGGTAGTGGAAGATTGTTTTTAAATACGGATATTTTTGATGGATTCAAAATTATACCATCCAAAAATTTGTCGGCATTGTTTTCTGGAAGagatatat GTGATGAGAAAAAACTCAACCAGTATATCGTCACCTTTATAAGCAGTAGTTCAAGGGATGAATttgttaataaaattaaaaatattacaaagAAGGATGAAAATtaa
- a CDS encoding hypothetical protein (conserved Plasmodium protein, unknown function~part of same gene as PRSY57_0401900B~gap found within coding sequence) → MKSDVSKTKETDSKIANSKKRNIEKITSPTKIPKTELDSLNQNENTI, encoded by the exons atg aAAAGTGATGTATCAAAAACAAAGGAGACTGATTCAAAAATAGCGAATTCGAAAAA GCGTAACATAGAAAAAATCACCTCTCCAACAAAA ATACCGAAAACAGAACTTGATTCATTAAATCAAAATGAAAACACAATAG
- a CDS encoding 6-cysteine protein translates to MAHNIWEEYIMANFHNVYPVVTNIFLFIALSYSFCIFVFFSFFFVKMRKVIYFFLIICLHLNVGWHPFFVFFCGVSGLYVKELQVGNYYICNLKDYANETCTVNYDYNKMIKLLCPKNKSYEEYDDRYCFKFIGIRDRLVINNQEEPIMDTLPGIIIENLDMFDRYNVGIYMPFYVKEDITIVCTCESSKDSEAITPYLKIHVKANNSFNKEGEFIKGCDYGNNKGKHQFLTNTLKQEENFLCEIHANPGEVVGMNCINFEEYNTTTINNNKKKKHQHKNNKNNFDVIQLRPPHCFSNVSISMSFLRVVTMNVNNLLPEAKYYPEVYSFPKDKKFQKYSTISYLWIPENVPHDILFYCHCNFPQGKGIGLFNINKTVES, encoded by the coding sequence atggCTCATAATATTTGGgaggaatatataatggCTAATTTTCATAATGTGTATCCAGTTgtaacaaatatatttttatttattgcCCTTTCGTACtctttttgtatttttgtttttttttcattttttttcgttAAGATGAGAAAAgtgatatatttttttttaatcatTTGTTTACACTTGAATGTGGGATGGCATcctttttttgtttttttttgtggTGTGTCGGGATTATATGTAAAAGAATTACAAGTGGgaaattattacatatgTAATTTGAAGGATTATGCTAATGAAACATGCACAGTTAATTATGACTATAATAAGatgataaaattattatgtcCAAAGAATAAAAGTTATGAAGAGTATGATGATCGTTATtgttttaaatttatagGAATACGAGATCGTTTAGTTATAAATAATCAAGAAGAGCCTATAATGGATACCCTTCCTGGTATTATAATAGAAAATTTAGATATGTTTGATAGATATAATGTGGGAATTTACATGCCATTCTATGTAAAGGAAGATATAACAATAGTATGTACATGTGAAAGTAGCAAAGACAGTGAAGCTATAACACCTTATCTTAAGATACATGTAAAGGCTAATAATAGTTTTAATAAGGAAGGAGAATTTATTAAAGGTTGTGATTatggaaataataaaggGAAACATCAATTTTTAACAAACACATTAAAACAAGAAGAAAATTTTCTTTGTGAAATTCATGCAAATCCAGGAGAAGTCGTAGGTATGAATTGTATAAATTttgaagaatataatactactactattaataataataagaagaagaagcatcaacataaaaataataagaataatttCGATGTAATACAATTGAGGCCTCCACACTGTTTTTCCAATGTATCTATCTCTATGTCTTTTTTACGTGTTGTAACAATGaatgtaaataatttacTGCCTGAAGCAAAGTATTATCCTGAAGTTTATTCTTTTCcaaaagataaaaaatttcaaaaatatagTACTATTTCGTATTTATGGATTCCTGAGAATGTACCTCatgatattttattttattgcCATTGTAATTTCCCACAAGGGAAGGGTATAGGTTTAtttaacataaataaaactGTAGAAAGTTAG